One window from the genome of Oryza glaberrima chromosome 3, OglaRS2, whole genome shotgun sequence encodes:
- the LOC127768053 gene encoding uncharacterized protein LOC127768053 yields MAAALECWSGRPSTDEEMVEQVLMKPHVRSDDSLPTCADAAFAAGEPTTAQAAPKKWQRLGRNFAGAIAAFKSSLNLDNGGLPRDPSPRAVGERPPLLVRGFQQLYSRGGATQQLPEKLVADLRRHFDALPNSYAQAGFDMKDVLLHARLVEQAAGEDQPAVSIEEVPGSNGRGGANEGTVFQLTFACSAPLSWQSMSGSLDSPSFCCKRIQIFEKRGLTLGVVMILVQPGNEVFFKNRVDAALKSAIKKQRKNSGGVKLPFGLCGCQEEGSRNFDEESMFDPDDGQVLDNEPTCKPQLPTPLPQSSVFVSIDEWQTIRSGGEELGRWMLSSEEIEFIDWVGPNSFKGVFRGRKVWVNKMRGCDMGSAYDVEIRQDLLQLMSCGQRNILQFHGICFNENHGLCIITRMMEGGSVHDIIMQRSKRLSLRDILKIAIDVAEGLAFMNSYAITYRDLNARRILLDRQGNACLGDMGIVTPCNNAGEVTEYETSGYRWLAPEIIAGDPESVSETWMSNVYSYGMVLWEMVTGEEAYSTYSPVQAAVGIAACGLRPEIPRDCPHFLRSLMTRCWDNNPLKRPQFSEIISMLQRQNVR; encoded by the exons atggcggcggcgctggagtgCTGGTCGGGCCGGCCGAGCACCGACGAGGAGATGGTGGAGCAGGTGCTCATGAAGCCCCACGTCCGCTCGGACGATTCCCTCCCCACCTGCGCCGAcgcggccttcgccgccggcgagccgacGACGGCGCAGGCGGCGCCGAAGAAGTGGCAGCGGCTGGGGCGCAACTTCGCCGGCGCCATCGCGGCGTTCAAGAGCTCGCTGAACCTGGACAACGGCGGCCTCCCTCGCGacccctcgccgcgcgccgtcggcgAGAGGCCGCCGCTCCTCGTCCGCGGCTTCCAGCAGCTCTactcccgcggcggcgccacccagCAGCTGCCGGAGAAGCTCGTCGCTGACCTACGCCGCCACTTCGACGCTCTTCCCAACAG CTATGCACAGGCTGGATTTGACATGAAAGATGTGCTCTTGCATGCCCGTCTTGTAGAGCAGGCAGCTGGTGAGGATCAGCCTGCAGTGAGTATTGAGGAAGTTCCTGGAAGCAATGGCAGAGGAGGTGCCAATGAAGGAACTGTTTTTCAGCTCACTTTTGCCTGCAGTGCACCACTTTCATGGCAGTCAATGTCAGGCTCACTTGATAGTCCTTCATTTTGCTGCAAGAGGATCCAGATCTTCGAGAAGAGAGGATTGACGCTTGGTGTTGTAATGATACTCGTGCAGCCTGGGAATGAGGTGTTCTTCAAGAACCGGGTCGACGCAGCACTGAAATCAGCAATAAAGAAGCAGCGGAAGAACAGCGGCGGTGTTAAGCTCCCATTTGGGCTCTGTGGTTGTCAAGAAGAAGGTTCAAGAAACTTTGATGAGGAATCTATGTTTGATCCAGATGATGGTCAGGTTCTTGACAATGAGCCAACTTGCAAGCCACAGCTGCCTACCCCACTACCACAATCATCAGTTTTTGTTTCTATAGACGAGTGGCAAACCATTCGATCTGGTGGCGAGGAGCTTGGCCGCTGGATGCTGAGCTCTGAGGAAATCGAGTTTATTGATTGGGTTGGTCCAAATTCATTCAAGGGTGTTTTTAGAGGAAGGAAGGTTTGGGTCAACAAAATGAGGGGCTGTGACATGGGAAGTGCTTATGATGTTGAAATCCGTCAGGACTTGTTGCAGCTGATGAGCTGTGGCCAGAGGAACATCCTCCAATTCCATGGGATTTGCTTCAATGAGAACCATGGGCTCTGCATAATAACAAGGATGATGGAAGGAGGATCGGTTCATGATATCATCATGCAGAGAAGCAAGAGATTGTCACTCCGAGACATTCTTAAGATCGCTATTGATGTTGCTGAGGGTTTGGCCTTCATGAACAGCTACGCAATTACCTATCGTGATCTTAACGCTCGGAGGATCCTGCTCGACAGGCAAGGAAATGCGTGCCTCGGGGATATGGGCATTGTTACCCCTTGTAATAATGCTGGTGAGGTCACCGAGTACGAGACTTCTGGCTATCGATGGCTAGCTCCTGAG ATCATTGCCGGAGATCCCGAGAGCGTGTCGGAGACCTGGATGAGCAACGTCTACAGCTACGGGATGGTGCTGTGGGAGATGGTCACAGGTGAGGAGGCATACTCCACATACTCCCCGGTGCAGGCAGCGGTGGGGATCGCCGCATGCGGGCTGAGGCCAGAGATACCAAGAGACTGCCCTCATTTCCTCAGGTCACTGATGACCAGGTGCTGGGACAACAACCCTCTGAAGCGCCCCCAGTTTTCAGAGATCATCTCCATGCTGCAAAGGCAGAATGTCAGATAg